Within the Populus trichocarpa isolate Nisqually-1 chromosome 14, P.trichocarpa_v4.1, whole genome shotgun sequence genome, the region GCTCTCAACAATCAAGGGAACAGCTTTACAACCTAAACCAGCTTTTACCATGGCTCTAATATCGTATTTTCGATCAGTAATGTAGAAGAGTACTGGAGAACCTCTCTGACGTAGAAATTCCAAACAGAACAACATTAatcttctaaaattaaaaatggctTGCCATAATTTTTAGATTCAAGTGCATCATTAATTTGTAACCAAACTAGTGGAAAGGGTTAGGGAATATATATCTTGTAGTCAATTAGTTAATTATAtgtatcattaattttattaacataaaatatatttttatcagtaaaagctttctttatctttaatattcaattatatttgattaataaatctagagtaaagataaaattcgttgaacaaaaatattttgcatagAGAATTATAAAGTCGTTATAATTACgagatttctattgcatcaaagtattgttcctaaatgtttttagtcaatgttttattaagactaaatattaattagagttattgATACTAATGCATattatgtttcttcttttatgaAAAGAAGCAGCTGTTCTCATAAACTGAGATGTGAAgaatacttaaaattaatatgtaggtgcttgtttgatgacatgtacactgaactgacccgcaagagaattccatatggagagatcacctatgtctatggaaaggctcacatgatagttgtgtaagtgattttAGATTTGAgatcactaaattatcttatataaggaGTGTTATACTTTAATCCTGACCACACGTTGTCCTAATTAAGGGTAATAAATGAGCGATATTATGTAtaacaaaaactatataaaagtatttaaataatcaagagatgattcgtcaccctaggtgaattagagaaaatattcaATCTGTTCTCAAATTGTATTGATTATTAAATCCTTGGCCAAGatggaataagatttgaaaagaattttaaatcatattcaaagaatcaattacTATAgtgttaaaaactaaaatgatttaacaaaacatatatatttcatgttataatatctaaattgaaacattattgatgaagggataataattacgcTAAGAAACTAGTTATGAAAGGTTAGGTCAaatcacttatgacttttctaatatttgggggaTCTTGACAAGTTGCTAGACattatacttgatcttcaaatataaaccaatctattatttaattgataatagattaaaatgtttaatttacttaatcttattttatctaatattatgatttatatttgatccAACTTATTAGAAAATCTAATGGGTTATACATATAAGAACCATTActcagaaattaaaatgggatgagtaatcaagtgtgacttgattgtaaataaattttagaaattaaagactaaagtgtaattaatataggggattacaattctagacctagaaaaaatcaagtaggaacttgattgaataaatttatgaaattatcataaaataatacatgtgatattatttaaggaaaaaattgatattttatcatttatagggtttttaggtttccctataaatagaatgCTATACCTTTTATTCTATATGTATTACATGATAGTATAACAATACATTACAAAAACAcctaaatacaaaagaaaagagctagcATTCAAAGGTATAACAACTTCGCTCATCCTAAATGGGTTTAGAAAATTTCTCACAagtggttcgtgtggattaccaTTAGAGGTCGGACACTTGGACGACTTATGGTTTGTGATAACCTAGCCTTGAAgcaattatttaaaacaaaaaagaacatatAGTCTTCatttaatgctataaaattatATCTTACCTAACTAACTTATATGATTTGGATGAGTTACTTAtgatcatttaatattagaggCAGTAGTTAGGCgaaacatatatgatatgtttagaTAAAGAGTTGTTGCCTAATTAATTTAGAAGTCATATAAAGATGTGATTGATATGCTATGTTATCTATccaatttagtttattttgatttgttgagttaCTCAGagttatataaattaaataagatctTAGCCTACCAGGAGATCTAAACAAGATTTTCCTAATTAATAGTAAGGGCtattaatttgcaagaaaatagtgGGAGATCAAGTTATGAATAAATACCTTATCTAAATttagttataaatatttatgcatgaaaCAAATACTCGTTATCTTTACATGAATAGGTTGATAGATTACAATGAGTTCCCTACATAACATACATGATGCTAATAAATTCACTAAATCAAACTTCTTGGACTAGTACTGAATTATGAGAATTGCTTTTAAACAAGAAAGAATGTTATATGTTCTTGAAAATTCAATTCCTCTTGTCCTTGATGAGGATGCTGACAATGAAGTTAAGAATGAATATCAATGTCATATAGATTACAATGCGTTCCCTGCATAACACATCATGAGAATATAGATGCccatataataattatgaatctaaaagaattgtttgatgtggCTAGATACACTAAGAGGTATGAGATCTCAGAGTAATTATTCCTGTATAAGATGACAAAGGGTTTCTTGGTGAAACCTAtgtgttgttacctatttttagagccccacataaacaaaaaataataattagaaatacagaatacaaaaaaaaattgaaaaaaatttggaagaaaataaaaaaaaatatatcagtaaGAAAACTATACTAGAACACCTAGAAAATTGTCGAATACTAGTTGCAAAAGGATCCAAACatacaagattgaaaaatttgacaGTGTATTTTCGACAAATAAATACCCTATTGGCGACGAAAATTTAGtttaagaagaaaatttaatttaagaagaaaaattcaaaattagacGTTCAAGGACTCAAATAgattttttcaaggtttaattgaattcattgagggcttaattataagaaaaattgatttttgaagtcaatttaggctttaattggaggAAATTAAAGTCTGGGAttgaattgcaatttttaagagttaatttggtcaaatcaggagcttaattgcataaatattaaagtttgatgggcaattagggacttgattgaagaaattcaaaaccaaaaaccaaactgaaaaaagtGTGTGAATATAGTggttgaaattgaccaaattaggggccaaattgaagaaattaaaagtttattggtCAATTGAAGTTCAAAACTCACAAATTCagaaccaaggaccaaattaaaaaaaaacgatcaaCTTAGGGGCTGACAATTGAGTTTGGCAAGGGTTAAattgtatgaaattaaaagtttagagGTAATTATGGGTGCAATTaagagaaattgaaagaatatgaactcaatcaaaatttaccaatcctaaattaaaaaccctaaacaacaAGTCATTAGACTTAATGAAGAGAATATGAGTGGCACTTCGTCTGCTAGACTGATCTCTGTTTTGCCAATTTGGGCTTAGGCTTTTATGACTgaaaattcatattttgtttttttttattagaaaggaGAAAGAATTCAGATAAGTGACATACtatacaaaattaatcaaagagATTGATCCAATTTAAAAAAGGAAGGATTTCTTTTAGGAAAGGgattcagattaaaaaaataggattcaagatacaaatataaaaaataagaagtttagtaagaaaaaaaaaagtattttcatctattttttatttctattgccTTGACGACATGGCTGCGTCATAAGGCCGGGGACTGCAAATCTTTTCCCCAATTTAAATCTGGGTGTTGCTTGATCAACAAAAAATACACGAAATACCTTATTTTGTTTTGCCGATATATTGTCCCCAATAGGAATAACAGATGAAAAAAACTTATGATATTTCCTAGAGCGttgcttcttattttctttacgTAATTTTGGGTAATTGAGTGGCCTCTACAGAGATACTTAAATAACgttattattaatgtttaacATATATgcacctaaaaaaattaaaatcactttGAATTTAAACTACAAAATTAATTCTTACACATGTAATGCTCTTTAGTTTATCCGAAGAGCACTCTCCAAAGCAGAAGAATTATTGTACGACTTAAATTGTCCTGAAATTTATAGTTTCTCAATGGCCTTTTATGGTATGTCTCCTGAATCACCAAGTACCTCTGATTTCAAGCCTATAGTTTTCATTACTTTCGTTTAGTCAGCGTGATAATTCGCAATATTTCCTTGTGCTGTGAACTTCAATTTTAGATCCATCTGATCATACATGCACAACGGAATTTCTCTGCAAACATCACTGGtgtgggaaaaaaagaaggaaatactGAATTGAATATAAGATAGCACAACAGCAACTCCTTTAAAGAGTGGAGAGAATGTCTCTGTAATGTAGTAGTAATGCAGCATTTCTCCCGTCTCTCCCCACCTACAAGCAACTCTTCTATGCACACTAGCTTGCTACTTAACACGGCtgcctttattttttccatttcttctgGACTCTCATTTTCCTGGCTCAAACCAGTAGGGACACTAGTTTTGGGGTATATATTCGGAGAGGCAAGATCAGCGTGGCAGCTTTTCTGGTTGCATCAAGAGGACAATTTGAATCTCTATAttcacaacaaaatccaaattcGTCACGTCAATTGATGCATTTCTCTGAAGTGTTCCTCTCCGACGGTCTCTCTAAATATTGCCTCACCAGATGTGGAGTTCATCAGTACAAAGACTAATTATACATGTGTTTCATGCTTCATCCAGTTTACTCTTCAATCAAGCCCAGAAATCCCACCACTGATATCCACTGCTTGATTGATCGAAGAGGCCATCGGAGTCTATACTCCCCCAATCTTCTTGTGATGTCAATGATCCTTCAGCCGGTTCCACCATACTCATTAGGTTCGGTTCTTCTTctaattcaaaataatctaCCTTTATGCTGCTATCTTCATCTGAAAGGACTCCTAATCCATGCTCTGGTTGTTCAATTGACAATCTAGGTTTCGTTTCTGATTCACCCTTGGTTGCGTCTCCATTCTCCGATTCGCCCTCACTGCTGTTCACAGCAGCTCCTTGGCCACAACACTCTCCTTCCTCTACCGGCTTCTTCATCAGATCATTTAGCTTCTGCAACTGTCAGATTTTGGAAAACCCTTCGTTAGTACTATGCACgcaaatgtttcttttcttccccTCTACTACCAGTAGAGAACAAAAAACTGAAGATGAATATGGTGTATATCAAGTACCTGTATCGCCAACGCTTGCTTCTCTTTCTTCAGAGTCTCAAACCGGGAAGCCAAGCTGTTGTAATTAGCTCGTAGCATGCTGTAGTCTCTTTCGAGTTGCTTAGACTTCCATCTAGCTCTCTTATTCTGAAACCATATCGCAACCTGTCGTGGTTGCAACCCAAGCTCTCTTGCCAACTGCATCTTCTTTCGAGGCTCAAGCCTTGTTTCCGATTCGAACATAGTTTCCAATGATTTAATCTGCTCATCGCTAAACCTCCTTTTaatcttgttcttcttctttctggAGGTTGTGACACTGTTCAAGCAGCTAAAAGGCTCTGTTGCTGAAGGAGAATATTCTCCTCCATCAAACATCTTGTTGGGATCTTCACCTGCCTTAGGGAACTtctatatctttaattaattcaactATAGAATATGTTGGTAAAGGAGAATGTTTTTGGAACGTGAAAGTATTTGTGAGCAATAGGTGAATGTCTTGAGTGTGTGCATCTACTTATTGGCTAGGATTTTGAATGAGCAAGTCTTGGTTCCGGGTCTAACTGGAATTGGCCTAATTGCTGCTTTATATCTGCAGTTTGTGGGGGCTGATAACGTACGTGCTGTGCTTTTCTTATAACTCCTTGGGAACACTATAcatattttctaactttttatacatttatttGATTACCAATTTCTTTCTTGGAGTTATTTCATTGATGGGGCTCTAGCTTAGGTGGCCTATTCAAGCCGGCTTGTTTATTTTCATCCATGACTTTATCGTTTCTTCTATATAGTAACACAAACCTGTCCCCATAagtcatattaaaatattttgatttcaatttctAACTTTTGATTAGAAAAGTTTACACCTTTTAGATGCATGTCATGATGAAGTCTTTGTAAGCTTCCATTACTCTGACTAATTAATGGaagtttttttctcataaacagTGTGGGTTCTCCCTTTGGAGAAATtcaactgaaacctcactagttAAGGCATACAAGTTCCTTGGGAATCTAATTGAGAACTGAAACATGCATAGTCTTTATGTTAATCCAGGTTGCTGAATTTACATCGACGAGGATCTTAATTTGTAGAGATTAAATTGACCCAGTTGCAGATTCTTGCATTTAGATTGAACCTCAAAGTTAATTGCAGAGAACAACGTGCAATTGTCCTTGAAAGGTAGATGTATACATATTGAGGCACATTTTAAGTGATTTATACAAggatagaaataaaatattgaaccGTCCAAGGAcattatattttgtctttaaCTTGACGGTGTCGGCAACGTGAGTCACGTTGTGCCACTTAGCTATCACTGGTCTTTACAAGCaagtttcaaatttcaaaacaaagcCTCCGTCGTGTCATCAGAATTGAGAATATAGGTTTGTTCTCCAGATTTGCTGGAGAGATTGATCTTTGATCATCATCTTGATGATACGCTACAGGTGAACGAGATTCGTGGGCCAATTTGGTAGAGGCCCGCGGCACGTGTCTTTTGCATTCTTCCATATATAGTTGATCAGTTGTTGTCTTCCCACGCTGGCATGGCAAGTGTCATTTGTGAAGCGTGGAGATATGGATACGCTCAATCTCACCaccaatagaaaataaatggaatCCTCGATCTGGACTTGTGTGTTAGAGAGGGAGGGTGATGTTTCAGGAACACAGAAGCTCTTGCAAACATTTAATTTATCGCATCTTGGATTACACAAATTAGCAATTGATTCCCATGAATGTTTAAACTAGCAATCGAGTAATTCACAGCTCCGAGTAATTTGTATACATTTTACAGtgtctttttagtttaatgtgggtgtccgagtCAGCTTGagtcagcttgcgtgtacctcgactaatctcacgggttctgaaattaataatcatgtaagcctccaataacCATTATATAAGCAACTAAAAGACTCGTACCTGCGACACATAATATTTTACAGTGTATCAGTAAACAAGTCGACTTGAGCCATATTAGAAGAGTTGGGTGGGTGAGTGAGTCCCATTGTCAAACTCAACGTGCCTCACTTTGGTTCTCTTcccagaatatatatatatatatatatatatatatatatatatatatatatatatatatatatatatatatatatatatatatatatatatctgtcaAAGACaactttttaaagaaaaatcaaaaggaatAATATCCTCCAATTTCAtccaataaaataagattagtTGCCTAGGACCAAAAGTATCTGTAACACGTCACCCAATATTATTATGCCAGCTGCACTGGGTCAATGCGTAGCATCCATTTTTTTTGTCGTCATTCTCTTTTTGGAGTTATAGCCAGGTGGGGCTTTAGTTCAGTAAGTTGTACGTGTCCAAAATTTTATGGTTCAACGTAGAAAGATTGTTTTCACTTCAGAGGACACGTGCTTATTGTTGCTTTAGTGTCGTAGCCTCTTCGGAGACGTCGATGGggacaattttttaattacagaAAGATATTTGTCctattctgcttttttttttaatcatcccTGTTTGACTGACACGTAGTGTTTCTGCCCTGTTTTGTACTTGAAACAATCCTTGGACGGCTCTCCAGAAATCTAATATCGAGAGGAAGGGAGGAGTCATTCCTTTTCCAGTAAATATTACTGATGATacagagtattttttttttattcagttttgtAATAAGGATGGATTTTCTTATAATCCTCACTTAGTTCATGTACCATAAGATAAATGAGCTCATGTTCAAGTCTCCCATGATCAAGTTCGAGCTGTTACAATCAAGGATGGAACTACAAATTAAGGTTTGAGGATGCTAGATACCCATAGACTTAGAAAATTAAGGTTTATTTCTTAGAGAATTTGCATTTTACAACTCCAAGAATTACTAGGATTGAGGATGCCACCATAGCTACCCACAGACTTTAAAAAGTTTAGTATTTAATCacgaaatttttattttcatgatattttaaaattaagatttatttattagaaaatttacATTTTGCATCtccaaaaattatatattatctcCATATATGGTTTATGGTTTGTGTTATTTTTGTGCTTATATCCTAATCCGCGTTCCtgcattttaattatgattCCCTCTCCCTTTACTTCCCACAACAACAGAGTTAATGCTATGTTTAAAGAAAATTGTTTAACGAATATATAGCGAATAGATATAGTGACAATTTAGATCAATTTATGGTTTATTTTATAGTTCTATTCACTGCATACGGgttaagaattttctttttacaaagCAATACTCCAACAATATACATACATATCTAAGATGAATTCCACGCTATAATGAAGAATCCCTTACCCTAAAAACACTTCACTGTCGACCTCCTTTATTGAATCCATCTTTCTTGCAATGATAAACAACTGGACAAATCCACATTGAAGGCTCACTTCTTCCATTTGTAGTACTGTTCTGACCTAGACCTTACTATCTTATTCTTATCAAAATTCAAGCAGAGAGCATTAAAAAAACGTTTGATGACTATAAAGTTTTTGCATATGGaagtaaaaaaggaaaaggaaacataaGTGATGGAGACACTTTGCAGGTGACAATGACCACAATTATCATGATTTGTATTAGGCGGAGGTTATGAATAGCATTTCTTTCCGTATAGCTAAGAATGGAACAAAGACCAGTCTAAAATGGCAGAGTCGGAAATAAGCTAAAGATGGGGGGACGTTGAATAGTCTCTGTGTATATCACGTTACAGAAACAACTTTGGCAGAACATAGGTTACGTTAGAACAGGGCAATTTATAGATTGCGATATTTCCATCTTTGATCACAGACTAACAGTTCTGGGGTTGAAACTCTTGTGCTGGAGTTTTTTTGGTATTAGAGAAGGGCAACGTGGCGCAAGATGAAGGTGATGGGGTTGAACATGTTGGATCTAATGGCTTATGGTACGTGGAACCCGGAGGCCAAGGTAGAAAGAAAGGATCAACTTGAAGTCGTAGTCATGAGTTTTTGTCGTTTTTGAGGACATGTTTACTTAGAAATGCAACCTGTATCCTTACGTGAACTAGAATTTTGGAAGGGATAGAACATTgacatttgaaaataaatatcaaaaccataaaatgtCCTCGTATCAATTAATGCGTCCCAGCTCCTGTGATGAGTACCTGGAAATTTATATCTGCCAAGATGGGTATTTGATGTGATGTAAATTGTAATATAAGGTGATGGATTGGATGCTGAATGCATGGGAGAGGTGGTAATGGGCTGCATAACGTCTTTGTTTAATGTTTGGGCAATAGTTTAGGCCGTCAGAGCTCGGTCGAGGTGGAGATGTTTTATTGAAGGTGCACACTGCTGAGTCCTTAATCATGTCCACAGACCTCGACCTTCCAACCAACAGTTCCTCAAAGAGCGTCTAAATCGGGCCTCGGATCCAGTTAAATCCTTAATTTACTTTAACATGGCTTCGAGGTTTTACAAATATGAAAGAGATACAAAATTGGGCCCGATGTTCTCTGTTGCCATTTCCCAACCAGAATGTAAGACTTAACAAAGTATGTACAGGTGAAAGGCCATTGACGACAAGAGCTGGTCTTAAGGTTCTGAGATTAGGAAAATGAGAAAACGAAGTTAACACCTGTATTTTTTTCAGTGCATGTTGGATATGGTTTGTATTCTGCCTTCTGTCCTGGCCTACTGTATGAATACATTCCTTGTGAATTTTTACTATTACAAAATtagcaaataacaataaaaacacaagGATAATATTCCGTTGCTACTTTCTATAGAAATAGTGATGGAGAATTTTCATTGGtggcataatattttttgttgttcatttctggtggactaaaaaaataaataaaaattatgctgGCAATTCCTTCAAAAAGCTAACACGTCATTATTTATCGAAAGAATTGCTGATATAATAATTCCGTCAGGAATGTAAATAAGTTAAAACCgacattctttttcttctttttctttttctttctgccTAAAAAAAACCAGCAGCCCCCTGTTTTCTCACAAATCTAGCCACCAAAACCTACTAGCATCAATTTACATATATCAGTAATGACAACATCCATTGTTGAATTTTTTGTGAAGCTTTGATACACAAAGTAAGCAAACTCACCCATTAATTTTTTGTAACCgatttatattttaggttaatttattgaaatattttataatatttgtagtTTGCTTGTACTAGGAGGGCTCACCCATTTTCCTCTAACAATCAACTTTGTTGtattaatgtatgatttgtatgttaagGGTTGTTCGAGATTtgagaaaaattgaattttattgtcACTTGATGAAattcagtttgattttgtaacttatgtgtgttataattgaagaaatgataGGTTATTTTAATGGATATCAATCATTTTatgacaattttattattaacctGGAAATTTagggaaattaattttttatggaattaataatatcaatattattggATATAGATTTTATAAGCAATGGATGATTATTCTTAGATGTATTGAGATTCACCTGAAAGGTTGTATAGGCAAGATTATCTTTAAGCAGTTgaggttttaataattttgtacttTCTAAACCGAAAATATTAATGGAGGCAAAATTAGATGTCCATTTATCAAGTGTAAGAATAAAAAGCTTCACAATAAGGATGTTGTGATGGTGCATTTACTTAAAAAAGAATTCGTCAAGAAATACTTTTGTTGATTTGCACATGAGAAATCCTATATTCCTTACGAAACCATATTAGAAAGGACGATTGACttaacttctagttctagcaacaTGCATAGGTTTGtggatgataataataataattcttatagGAGTATGATGATGGATGAATGATAATGAATCATGGTTATTTAGGTGAAGGTTCACTTAATATCCCTTTAAATGAAGAACTAAATGTAGATACAACTAGGTTAATTGAACTTTTAAAAGATTCTTGTAAAACCCATggtctaataattaaataaataaaaatatattttcaatgaaaatcatttaaatGGATATTAAGGAATTGATTAAACAATAAGAAAGTTTGGTGTACTattaaaaattgttaaaattaagaatGAGGCGGTAAATTAAAGGACATTAAAATCTTTAGGGGTCAATTTGTAAATAGGCAAAATAagaagtataaatatttttcttctcctaTTAAGGCCGACAACAAGGTTGAGAGAGGAGTTAAGGATTTTGgagttttttcttcaaatttcttgaaaaatctCTAAAAAAGTAGTACTTTTAGGAAATGAAAAGGGCTAGAGAATGATCAAAGAAGGAAAGTGAGTGATTTTAGTGGGTTTAAAGGCTTGGAGGAGAAAATTTGTGTtagaaaaagaggaaagaaaacgTGAAAGGAAGCttaaattttcttccaagtttctctttgtttttttattgtttcaaggtaagaacaacttttattttgtttacttttgaaaattttagcaTATTGAGGTTTAAAGTGATGTTTGagtattatgaaaaaatagatttttatggTTATGATGATTGTAAGggcattggtttttttttttttttttgttaaaatcaagTTTAGAAGCATGAACAAATATTGGGTAAGTGAAAGATTTGTACAAATTTGtaagaaaatccaaaattcaTTCCCTTTCAAGAAGGTTTGTTCAGCTAGAAAGGGAGAGTAGAAGAAGGGAATTATGTTTGAATTTTTGATATAATTGATGAGTTCTATGGGTGTAATTAAGCTAATTATGATTGAATTATGTTGAAATTGGatgcttaataaaaaaa harbors:
- the LOC7486795 gene encoding homeobox-leucine zipper protein ATHB-7, whose amino-acid sequence is MFDGGEYSPSATEPFSCLNSVTTSRKKKNKIKRRFSDEQIKSLETMFESETRLEPRKKMQLARELGLQPRQVAIWFQNKRARWKSKQLERDYSMLRANYNSLASRFETLKKEKQALAIQLQKLNDLMKKPVEEGECCGQGAAVNSSEGESENGDATKGESETKPRLSIEQPEHGLGVLSDEDSSIKVDYFELEEEPNLMSMVEPAEGSLTSQEDWGSIDSDGLFDQSSSGYQWWDFWA